One window from the genome of Pieris napi chromosome 12, ilPieNapi1.2, whole genome shotgun sequence encodes:
- the LOC125054265 gene encoding C-terminal-binding protein, with translation MDKRKMLPKRPRMDSIRGPIANGPLQSRPLVALLDGRDCTVEMPILKDVATVAFCDAQSTSEIHEKVLNEAVGALMWHTIILTKEDLEKFKALRIIVRIGSGVDNIDVKAAGELGIAVCNVPGYGVEEVADTTLCLILNLYRRTYWLANMVRDGKKFTGPEQVREAASGCARIRGDTLGIVGLGRIGSAVALRAKAFGFTVIFYDPYLPDGIEKSLGLTRVYTLQDLLFQSDCVSLHCSLNEHNHHLINEFTIKQMRPGAFLVNTARGGLVDDEALAAALKQGRIRAAALDVHENEPFNVFQGPLKDAVNLLCTPHAAFYSDASAQELREMAASEIRRAIVGRIPDCLRNCVNKDYFLAGSGGVGVGVPVGVGVGSGGGGTAPTPYSEGMNGGYYGGTQAAHSTTAVHDPPALPPQPAPQPSNPQPPITLPPINTSDPANHQMKQESSDVH, from the exons ATGGACAAACGCAAGATGCTGCCAAAGAGACCTCGCATGGATAGCATTCGGGGACCCATCGCAAATGGACCCCTACAATCGAG GCCCCTAGTGGCACTTTTGGACGGTCGCGATTGCACCGTCGAAATGCCAATACTGAAAGATGTCGCAACGGTTGCGTTCTGCGACGCTCAAAGCACCTCGGAAATACATGAGAAGGTGTTAAACGAGGCGGTGGGAGCCCTAATGTGGCACACCATTATACTAACTAAGGAGGACCTCGAGAAGTTTAAGGCGCTCAGAATTATTGTGCGCATCGGCTCCGGCGTTGATAATATAGATGTCAAAGCGGCCGGCGAGTTAG GTATAGCAGTATGTAACGTGCCGGGTTACGGCGTGGAAGAAGTTGCAGACACGACACTTTGTCTCATACTCAACCTCTACCGACGGACTTACTGGCTCGCTAATATGGTCAGGGATGGCAAGAAATTCACAG gACCAGAACAAGTCCGCGAAGCGGCATCAGGTTGCGCGCGTATCCGCGGTGACACATTAGGAATTGTCGGCCTCGGCCGTATCGGTTCAGCGGTGGCTCTACGCGCCAAAGCGTTCGGCTTCACCGTCATTTTCTACGACCCATATCTGCCCGACGGTATTGAAAAGTCGTTAGGACTTACGCGCGTCTATACCTTACag GACCTATTATTCCAGAGTGATTGTGTATCATTACATTGCAGCTTAAATGAACACAATCACCACCTCATCAACGAGTTTACTATTAAACAAATGCGTCCAG gcGCGTTCCTAGTGAACACAGCGCGGGGCGGGCTCGTAGACGACGAAGCGTTGGCAGCCGCGCTTAAGCAGGGACGTATACGCGCAGCCGCACTCGACGTGCACGAGAATGAGCCCTTCAATGTCTTCCag GGTCCGCTTAAAGACGCGGTGAACTTATTGTGCACGCCACACGCGGCGTTCTACTCGGATGCGTCGGCGCAAGAGCTGCGGGAAATGGCAGCCTCTGAAATACGGCGTGCCATCGTTGGTCGCATACCCGATTGCTTGCGCAACTGTGTCAATAAG GACTACTTCCTGGCGGGCAGCGGCGGCGTGGGCGTAGGCGTACCCGTGGGCGTCGGCGTAGGGTCGGGCGGAGGCGGGACGGCTCCTACCCCGTACAGCGAGGGCATGAACGGCGGCTACTACGGAGGCACTCAGGCCGCGCACTCCACCACGGCGGTGCACGACCCGCCCGCGCTGCCGCCGCAACCCGCGCCGCAGCCCTCCAATCCGCAGCCGCCCATTACGCTG cCGCCAATAAACACCTCTGACCCGGCGAACCACCAGATGAAGCAGGAAAGTTCTGACGTGCACTAG